The Pedosphaera parvula Ellin514 genome has a segment encoding these proteins:
- a CDS encoding glycine--tRNA ligase encodes MAEPKTNELMEKIVSLCKRRGFVFQSSEIYGGINGFWDYGPLGAELKRNVKELWWTSMTRFREDVVGLEATIIMSPDIWRASGHVDTFADMMRECPMTRKRVRADQVDPVSGVVYRFTGAKAKATGFTVEKAFAFLLKKGEHPESARKKAKEFYALGSIDAGMKDLAGIELIGEATSAVENSVDFHPESNVMLSEARPFNLMFKTYVGPVESEENVAYLRPETAQAIFAQFKNVLETSRQKVPFGIAQVGKAFRNEVTPRNFTFRSREFEQMELEFFIKPDEAIEAISGTVAKPETKGHPGEPQSNWGWQMWHQYWVEERIKFYDNIGLPRTTLEEYWQKPEELAHYARATVDLLFKFPFGTQELEGIAARSDFDLSQHERFSRKPMGVFDDDLRAAWAKLDDVKKQELTKRYYEARARYLTKTGMDSEKAAKKAKEDAEGLAKGQYIPHVIEPSAGVDRLILALISNAYAEEEVTDDKGKAETRVVMRFHPRVAPIKVAVLPLLKNKPELVAKSREVFELLRREMNAFYDDGGAIGRRYRRQDEAGTPFCVTIDFDTLGEKPELLNTVTLRDRDTMQQTRVKIDELLPMLLQRVR; translated from the coding sequence ATGGCCGAACCAAAGACCAATGAATTGATGGAAAAGATTGTATCGCTCTGCAAGCGCAGGGGATTCGTGTTTCAGTCCTCCGAGATCTACGGGGGCATCAATGGTTTTTGGGATTACGGTCCGTTGGGCGCGGAGTTGAAACGGAATGTGAAAGAACTCTGGTGGACCTCGATGACGCGGTTCCGGGAGGATGTGGTCGGGCTGGAAGCGACGATCATCATGTCGCCGGATATTTGGCGGGCGTCGGGGCATGTGGATACTTTTGCGGACATGATGCGGGAGTGTCCAATGACGAGGAAGCGGGTTCGAGCGGACCAGGTGGATCCGGTGTCGGGCGTGGTCTATCGGTTTACTGGGGCCAAGGCGAAGGCGACGGGATTTACGGTTGAGAAGGCATTTGCATTTTTGTTGAAGAAGGGGGAACACCCGGAGAGTGCGCGCAAGAAGGCGAAGGAATTTTATGCTTTGGGGTCTATTGATGCTGGGATGAAGGACCTGGCCGGGATTGAATTGATCGGTGAAGCAACATCAGCGGTGGAGAATTCCGTCGATTTTCATCCTGAGAGCAACGTGATGCTCAGTGAAGCGCGTCCTTTCAATTTGATGTTCAAGACCTACGTGGGGCCAGTGGAGAGCGAGGAGAATGTCGCTTATCTGCGTCCGGAGACGGCGCAGGCGATTTTTGCGCAGTTCAAGAATGTGCTGGAGACGTCGCGTCAGAAGGTGCCGTTTGGGATTGCGCAGGTGGGCAAGGCTTTTCGCAATGAAGTGACGCCGCGTAATTTTACCTTCCGCTCGCGTGAGTTCGAGCAGATGGAATTGGAATTTTTTATCAAGCCGGATGAAGCCATCGAGGCGATTAGTGGCACCGTGGCGAAACCGGAGACGAAGGGGCATCCGGGCGAGCCACAGTCGAACTGGGGTTGGCAGATGTGGCATCAATATTGGGTAGAAGAGCGGATTAAGTTTTACGACAACATTGGTTTGCCACGCACGACGTTGGAAGAGTATTGGCAGAAGCCGGAGGAACTGGCGCATTACGCGCGGGCGACGGTGGATTTGCTGTTCAAGTTCCCGTTCGGCACGCAGGAATTGGAAGGGATTGCGGCGCGAAGTGATTTTGATTTGAGCCAGCATGAACGTTTTTCGCGCAAGCCGATGGGAGTGTTTGATGATGATTTGCGCGCGGCCTGGGCGAAGTTGGACGACGTCAAGAAGCAGGAGTTGACCAAGCGCTACTACGAGGCGCGGGCGAGGTATTTGACCAAAACCGGCATGGATTCGGAGAAGGCAGCGAAGAAAGCCAAGGAAGATGCTGAAGGTTTGGCGAAGGGACAGTATATCCCGCACGTGATTGAGCCGTCGGCGGGTGTGGACCGATTGATCCTCGCGTTGATCAGCAATGCGTATGCTGAGGAAGAAGTCACTGATGATAAGGGCAAGGCGGAGACGCGCGTGGTGATGAGGTTCCATCCACGGGTTGCGCCAATTAAGGTGGCAGTTTTGCCACTGCTGAAGAACAAGCCGGAGTTGGTGGCGAAGTCGCGGGAAGTATTTGAATTGCTGCGTCGTGAAATGAACGCGTTTTATGATGATGGTGGAGCGATTGGGCGCCGGTATCGTCGTCAGGACGAAGCGGGCACGCCGTTCTGTGTGACCATCGATTTTGATACGCTGGGAGAGAAGCCGGAGTTGCTGAACACCGTGACTTTGCGCGATCGGGATACAATGCAGCAGACCCGTGTGAAGATTGACGAGTTGTTGCCTATGCTGTTGCAGAGGGTTCGATAA
- a CDS encoding DUF2127 domain-containing protein — MAQAEQKLKEQPIKKRAPVLYFIIGFKLLKGLLLLLVALGVYSLSDNNLPEEFRSLLQFLHLDPEKQFFSTLANKLSDITPTNLLWVARGTFIYSLFSLVEGIGLVFRASWAGWLAIGESAFFIPIEVRELMHQLHFSWIIFSILILNIFIVWYLWANRHRLYRHH, encoded by the coding sequence ATGGCACAGGCTGAGCAGAAGCTGAAGGAACAGCCGATAAAAAAGCGAGCCCCGGTGCTCTACTTTATTATCGGGTTCAAGTTGTTGAAGGGGTTACTTCTCCTCTTGGTGGCACTGGGTGTGTACAGTCTTTCCGACAACAACCTGCCGGAGGAGTTTCGGAGCCTGCTGCAGTTCCTGCATCTGGATCCGGAGAAACAGTTCTTTTCAACATTGGCAAACAAGCTGAGCGACATCACACCCACCAACCTGCTCTGGGTTGCGCGCGGGACTTTTATTTACAGCTTGTTCTCGCTCGTGGAAGGCATCGGACTGGTCTTTCGCGCGAGTTGGGCGGGTTGGCTGGCGATTGGGGAATCGGCTTTTTTCATTCCGATCGAAGTGAGGGAATTGATGCATCAGCTACATTTTTCCTGGATCATTTTTAGCATCCTGATCCTGAACATTTTTATCGTTTGGTACCTGTGGGCCAACCGCCATCGACTTTACCGACATCATTAA